Proteins from a genomic interval of Hippocampus zosterae strain Florida chromosome 14, ASM2543408v3, whole genome shotgun sequence:
- the LOC127614476 gene encoding creatine kinase, testis isozyme-like, producing the protein MSDTIDQVCQKMANLQLKGLTAEDEFPDLSQHNNHMAKFLNMDMYKTLRDRTTPNGFTVDGVIQTGVDNPGHPFIMTVGCVAGDEESYEVFKELLDLVIEDRHGGYKPTDMHKTDLNPDNLMGGDDLDPEYVLSSRVRTGRSVRGFCLPPLCRRGERRAVEKLSVEVLGSLTGDLQGKYYSLRDLSEAEQQQMIDDHLLFDKPVSPLLLASRMARDWPDARGIWHNENKTFLVWVNEEDHLRVISMQKGGNLKEVFTRFCTGLTEIESLFKNKGFSFMWNEHLGYILTCPSNLGTGLRAGVHVKLPNMSKDSNFEEVLKRLRLQKRGTGGVDTDAVDGVFDISNADRLGFSEVELVQMVVDGVKLLVEMEKKLEAGESIEELMPTQK; encoded by the exons ATGTCAGACACTATTGACCAAGT CTGTCAAAAAATGGCAAACCTTCAGCTCAAGGGGCTGACGGCAGAGGACGAGTTCCCAGATCTCAGTCAACACAACAACCACATGGCCAAGTTCTTAAACATGGACATGTACAAAACCCTGAGGGATCGGACCACCCCCAATGGCTTCACTGTAGACGGTGTCATCCAGACAGGCGTGGATAATCCAG GTCACCCCTTCATCATGACTGTGGGCTGTGTGGCTGGAGATGAGGAGTCATATGAAGTCTTCAAAGAGCTGCTTGACCTCGTCATTGAGGACAGACATGGAGGATACAAACCAACAGACATGCATAAAACTGACCTCAATCCAGACAATCTCATG GGGGGCGATGATCTGGACCCGGAATACGTTTTGAGCTCCAGAGTCCGAACAGGCCGCAGTGTCCGTGGCTTCTGCCTGCCGCCACTCTGCAGACGAGGAGAGAGACGTGCTGTGGAGAAGCTCTCTGTTGAAG TCCTGGGTTCACTAACTGGAGACCTGCAGGGGAAGTACTATTCCTTGAGAGACTTGTCAGAAGCTGAGCAGCAGCAGATGATTGACGACCACTTGCTGTTCGACAAGCCCGTGTCCCCTCTGCTGCTGGCCTCAAGAATGGCCCGTGACTGGCCTGACGCCAGAGGCATCTG GCATAATGAGAACAAGACGTTTTTGGTATGGGTGAATGAAGAGGACCATCTGCGAGTGATCTCAATGCAGAAGGGCGGTAACTTGAAGGAAGTGTTTACCCGCTTCTGCACCGGACTCACAGAG ATTGAGTCTTTGTTCAAGAACAAAGGTTTTTCTTTCATGTGGAATGAGCACCTTGGCTACATCCTGACTTGCCCATCCAACCTGGGCACTGGTCTACGTGCTGGTGTGCATGTGAAGCTCCCAAACATGAGCAAGGACTCTAACTTTGAAGAGGTTCTCAAAAGACTCAGGCTGCAGAAACGTGGAACTG GTGGTGTGGACACTGATGCCGTGGATGGCGTCTTCGACATCTCAAATGCCGACAGACTCGGCTTCTCTGAGGTGGAGCTGGTGCAGATGGTTGTAGATGGTGTCAAGCTGCTAGTGGAGATGGAAAAGAAACTTGAGGCAGGGGAGTCCATCGAGGAACTAATGCCCACCCAGAAGTAG